Genomic DNA from Haloplanus sp. HW8-1:
CTGCTGACCGTCGCTGTCGGCGTAGCCTGGGAACTGATCGAACTGATCGCCCGCGAGATCGGAGAGCAGTACGGCGTCGAACCGGTACTCGTTCACTACGGCCGGCGGGACACGGCGCTCGATCTGGGATTCGACGCCGTCGGCGCGCTCGTGACCGTCGCCATCGATCTCCGCCTCTTCGTGCCAGTCGTCGAACGGCTTCCCGTCCCGACCGGCGTGGCGCTCCTCTGGAGCGTGAGCGTCGCCATCGCCGGCTCGATACTCGTGTTCGTCGGTCTCCGGATGGCGAGGTGAGGCCTACACCGCGTCGAGTCCGATCCGCCGGTCTTCCGGCACGCCGGCGTCACCCACGGCGACCTCGGCCACGCCCTCGGCACCGTCGTCCGGGTCGGGGAGTACGACCGTCCCGCCGGCCAGCAACGGTGCGATCACGCCAGCGATCACCGCACGCGGGTCGGCGAGCGACGCCCGGAGCGCGACGGCCCTCCCGTCGTTTAGCTCCGCCGTGTCGACCACGCCGCTCGCCCGCTCCAACAGGTCGCGGTGTGACCACGTCGACCCGCCGTCGAAGACGACCGGCTCGCCGGGCGACCGCTCACCGGGGGGCATCGACGGGTTCTCGCTCCAGACGACGCCCTCCCAGTGGGTCGTCGTCGTCGCCGCCGGTGCGCCACCGTACACCAGCACCTTCCGATCGCCGTCGTCGAGGTCACGTTCCCGGTCGACGTGCCCCATCACGACCCGCGCGTCGGCATTCGCGTCGAACGTGACCCGGGCCCCCAGTAGCGCCGCGCCGAACAGCGTTCCGAGGATCTGGGGTTCCGGGTCGGGGTCGAGGGCGACGGTCGACCCCTCGTGGACCCCGAGGTGACT
This window encodes:
- a CDS encoding long-chain fatty acid--CoA ligase, whose protein sequence is MTVSVLGDLVGRDRRSERIALRIVARDREISYRDFCTTAWKAGHALSHLGVHEGSTVALDPDPEPQILGTLFGAALLGARVTFDANADARVVMGHVDRERDLDDGDRKVLVYGGAPAATTTTHWEGVVWSENPSMPPGERSPGEPVVFDGGSTWSHRDLLERASGVVDTAELNDGRAVALRASLADPRAVIAGVIAPLLAGGTVVLPDPDDGAEGVAEVAVGDAGVPEDRRIGLDAV